The proteins below are encoded in one region of Helianthus annuus cultivar XRQ/B chromosome 2, HanXRQr2.0-SUNRISE, whole genome shotgun sequence:
- the LOC110906343 gene encoding ATP-dependent DNA helicase PIF4-like, with translation MLAVDSGNGGLFFVYEYGGTGKTFLWKTLASVVRSKGEIVINVASSGIASLLLSRGRTAHSRFDIPINLTEDSMCHIKPKSDIANLIKEAKLIIWDEAPTVHKHAFEALDRSMTDVFSGGTSIRSEVPFGGKVNVFGGDFRQILLIIPNGSRQEIVNASLSSSYIWSKCKLVKLTKNI, from the coding sequence ATGCTTGCAGTTGATAGCGGAAACGGGGGTCTCTTTTTTGTATATGAGTATGGAGGAACTGGGAAAACATTCTTATGGAAGACCTTAGCTTCAGTCGTTCGTTCTAAAGGTGAAATTGTAATAAACGTCGCTTCAAGTGGTATTGCATCCTTACTTCTTTCTCGCGGTAGGACCGCACACTCAAGGTTTGATATACCCATTAATCTAACAGAGGATTCAATGTGTCATATTAAGCCAAAAAGTGATATTGCGAACTTAATTAAGGAGGCAAAGTTGATTATATGGGACGAGGCACCAACGGTCCACAAACATGCCTTTGAGGCTTTAGATAGGTCAATGACAGATGTTTTTTCAGGTGGTACCAGTATACGTTCGGAAGTTCCATTCGGAGGTAAAGTTAACGTTTTTGGTGGTGACTTTAGACAGATTCTTCTAATTATTCCTAATGGAAGTAGACAGGAAATTGTGAATGCATCTTTGAGCTCATCATATATATGGTCAAAGTGCAAATTGGTAAAGTTGACTAAAAACATTTGA
- the LOC110906342 gene encoding ATP-dependent DNA helicase PIF6-like, with protein MESIKKFAKWLLDIGEGNVGGDNDGDAIIEIPEDLLINDVSDPIQKRAILSHKNEVVHDINDHLLALFPGEEKEYLSSDSICQTEQTLDPFQESLYSTENLNALKISGLHNHRLVLKFGVPVMLLRNIDQKNDLCNGTRLQITFLGKRVIEAEVISGENIGSRVFIPRINMIPSDKKNPFSISTQTISLSVCFAMTINKSQGQSLSRVGLYLKDPVFTHSQLYVALSRVKTRDGVKILIFDDEGKPTNQTANIVYKEIFGNL; from the exons ATGGAATCAATTAAAAAATTTGCCAAATGGCTACTTGATATTGGTGAAGGAAATGTTGGTGGTGATAACGATGGTGACGCCATTATAGAGATACCTGAAGATTTGTTAATCAATGATGTATCTGATCCAATTCAAA AACGAGCAATCCTATCACATAAAAATGAAGTAGTTCACGACATTAACGATCACTTGCTAGCGTTATTTCCTGGTGAAGAGAAGGAgtatttgagttctgatagtattTGTCAAACAGAGCAAACGCTTGATCCGTTTCAAGAAAGTTTATACTCTACGGAAAATCTCAATGCGCTTAAGATTTCAGGTTTGCATAATCACAGATTAGTACTAAAATTTGGAGTTCCGGTGATGCTTCTCAGAAATATCGATCAAAAAAACGACTTATGTAATGGAACTAGACTTCAGATTACTTTTCTTGGTAAACGAGTGATCGAAGCTGAAGTAATATCCGGCGAAAATATTGGATCAAGGGTTTTTATTCCAAGGATTAACATGATACCTTCAGACAAAAAAAATCCCTTTTCAATTTCAACGCAGACAATTTCGTTATCCGTATGCTTTGCCATGACCATTAACAAAAGTCAAGGACAGTCATTATCTAGAGTTGGTCTATATCTAAAAGATCCTGTTTTCACGCACAGTCAACTGTATGTTGCGTTATCAAGAGTTAAGACGAGAGATGGTGTGAAGATTTTAATATTCGATGATGAAGGAAAACCAACAAATCAAACTGCTAACATCGTTTACAAAGAGATTTTTGGCAACTTATGA
- the LOC110907971 gene encoding pentatricopeptide repeat-containing protein At3g48810: protein MHLKPQYSSLLKLPKPSIPFIFNPNPKTPQNPKPKLSEFEVLNRLNDEQDINSATQFFKFISNSNTFQHTSLTYQKMIEKLGLNCDINGVQYLLQQMKLEGINFSEDLFVSVIQCYRRAGLADQGLKMFYRIQDFGCKPSVKIYNCVLDGLLDENRFSMMIPVYGNMKRDGLEPDRYTYNILLKALCKNGRIDGARKVLDEMSKRECLPDEVSYTTIVCSMCDVGMVKEAKEVVASVCGHFPMVSVYNALIMGVCRDGDVNEAFRLMEKMVVDGVELNVITFTTIINTLSGFGEVELSLAILAKMLSRNCKPNVFTFTSLIKGFCAKGKMEDACELYNKMTREGVLPNVVTYNTLINGFCSIGNMQKAVSFVSEMERRACPPNVTTYGTLINGYAKCKDVVGASETWNKMMTQGCNPNVVVYTSMVDVLCSNVMFDEAYNLMNNMNCAPNAATFNAFIKSLCSCGKVDSAMKLFFQMGNLANLTTYNELLTGFSKVNDFKAASDLILEMERNGIGLNLATYNRIINMYCCNNMVNEGLKVMAKMVVKGVKPDVVTFNIVIHGCCKCGKVDLAGQLLESMSRDGLRADLVTYTSLVHGICGLGGVEKGEEWVWRMVNDGVCPDKGIWSVLVRCLMSRIGYGGAIDLVDSILVS from the coding sequence ATGCACTTAAAACCCCAATATTCTTCACTCCTAAAACTCCCTAAACCTTCAATTCCTTTCATCTTCAACCCAAACCCTAAAACCCCCCAAAACCCTAAACCAAAATTATCCGAATTCGAGGTTTTAAACAGATTAAACGACGAACAAGACATCAATTCAGCCACCCAGTTCTTCAAATTCATATCCAATTCAAACACATTCCAACACACATCCCTCACATACCAAAAAATGATCGAAAAATTAGGGCTAAATTGCGACATAAACGGGGTTCAATATCTTCTCCAACAGATGAAACTGGAGGGTATTAATTTCTCAGAAGATCTGTTCGTTAGTGTTATTCAATGTTACAGAAGAGCTGGGTTAGCAGATCAAGGGTTGAAGATGTTTTACAGGATTCAAGATTTCGGGTGTAAACCAAGTGTTAAGATTTATAACTGTGTTTTGGATGGTTTGTTGGATGAGAACAGGTTTAGTATGATGATTCCTGTTTATGGGAACATGAAGAGAGATGGGTTGGAGCCGGATAGGTATACGTATAACATTTTGCTGAAAGCGTTGTGTAAGAACGGTCGGATTGATGGCGCACGCAAGGTGCTCGATGAAATGTCTAAGAGAGAGTGTTTGCCGGATGAAGTTAGTTACACCACAATTGTTTGTTCCATGTGTGATGTTGGTATGGTTAAGGAAGCGAAGGAGGTTGTTGCGAGTGTTTGTGGGCATTTTCCGATGGTTTCGGTGTATAATGCGTTGATTATGGGAGTGTGTAGAGATGGTGATGTAAATGAGGCGTTTCGGTTGATGGAAAAGATGGTGGTTGATGGGGTTGAATTGAATGTGATCACGTTTACAACGATAATAAACACCCTCTCGGGTTTTGGTGAAGTTGAATTATCGTTAGCTATCTTGGCGAAGATGTTGTCGAGAAACTGCAAACCGAATGTGTTCACTTTCACTTCTTTGATAAAGGGTTTTTGTGCAAAAGGGAAAATGGAAGACGCGTGTGAACTTTACAACAAAATGACCCGAGAGGGCGTTTTACCAAATGTGGTTACGTACAACACGCTAATAAACGGGTTTTGCTCCATTGGGAATATGCAGAAAGCCGTGTCTTTCGTTAGTGAAATGGAACGACGAGCATGCCCGCCAAATGTAACAACGTATGGAACGTTGATCAACGGCTATGCAAAGTGCAAGGACGTTGTAGGGGCATCGGAAACATGGAACAAGATGATGACACAGGGGTGCAACCCTAATGTGGTGGTGTACACATCAATGGTGGATGTCCTTTGTAGTAATGTCATGTTTGACGAAGCGTATAACCTTATGAACAACATGAACTGCGCACCAAACGCTGCAACGTTCAACGCGTTCATCAAAAGTTTGTGTTCATGTGGAAAGGTTGATTCAGCAATGAAGTTGTTCTTTCAAATGGGAAACTTGGCTAATTTGACAACGTACAACGAGCTTTTAACGGGATTTTCAAAAGTCAACGACTTTAAGGCCGCGTCTGACCTCATACTCGAGATGGAACGAAATGGAATCGGGCTTAACTTGGCCACGTACAACAGGATTATTAACATGTATTGCTGTAACAATATGGTAAATGAAGGTTTAAAGGTTATGGCTAAGATGGTGGTGAAAGGGGTGAAACCTGATGTGGTAACTTTTAACATAGTTATCCATGGGTGTTGCAAGTGTGGCAAGGTTGACCTTGCGGGTCAACTTTTGGAGTCAATGAGCCGAGATGGATTACGGGCTGATTTGGTTACGTATACGAGTCTCGTGCACGGGATATGTGGGCTGGGTGGTGTGGAAAAAGGGGAGGAGTGGGTTTGGAGAATGGTGAATGATGGAGTTTGTCCTGATAAAGGGATATGGAGTGTTTTGGTTAGGTGTTTGATGAGTAGAATTGGGTATGGGGGTGCAATAGATTTGGTTGATAGCATATTAGTTAGTTAA
- the LOC110907970 gene encoding acidic leucine-rich nuclear phosphoprotein 32-related protein-like produces the protein MLIGEEEVEFEETVVDDVEEVEEDDGEDDEDEDEEEEDDDDVQEVVPESGGASHALPVDDGEDDDEEEDEDDDGDGDGEDDGDDSDDDDDDEEEEDGEDDEEDPPTEYLVRPVANPEDEEETSDFEPEENGADESEEEEDEEDDGKVEAPPKRKRSKKDDDDDDDDGDDDDDDDQRPSKR, from the exons ATGTTAATCGGAGAAGAGGAAGTTGAATTTGAAGAAACTGttgttgatgatgttgaagaagttgaagaagatgacggagaagatgatgaagatgaagatgaggaggaagaggatgatgatgatgtgcAGGAGGTTGTTCCGGAATCAGGCGGTGCTTCACACGCGCTTCCGGTAGATGACggtgaggatgatgatgaagaagaagatgaggatGATGACGGTGACGGTGACGGTGAAGATGACGGTGATGATAGcgatgatgatgacgacgatgAGGAGGAAGAAGACGGTGAAGATGATGAG GAGGACCCACCGACAGAGTACTTGGTTCGACCTGTGGCTAACCCTGAAGACGAGGAGGAAACTAGTGATTTTGAGCCAGAGGAGAACGGTGCTGATGAGTCcgaagaagaagaggatgaagaaGACGATGGTAAGGTTGAAGCCCCACCGAAGAGAAAACGatccaagaaagatgacgatgatgatgacgacgacggtgacgacgatgatgatgatgatcagagACCGTCTAAGAGATAG